A region of Etheostoma cragini isolate CJK2018 chromosome 2, CSU_Ecrag_1.0, whole genome shotgun sequence DNA encodes the following proteins:
- the pik3r5 gene encoding phosphoinositide 3-kinase regulatory subunit 5 isoform X1: MQHTSCTEDRIQHALDRCLDGLRQSPTAAHHWNVLMCSAGQSMNRWSLEELVKRDPENFLILLQQIIRKTKEVQDQCQYELVAPLAIMFSSTLLQTPYCPPDPELLEEAIKVFRCFLTWPEPYCSVCRSLLSTLQLEIKAPGISFQRMVREEQLLNTPSQCSKTMTVLLMNPCEVPAEFLLVAEQLSCIQHSQEETYITLIKHAFQSTLGTKYPLHSIHRALQAKSVTELGEIFSVVSDVLETAAAMSDPLKGRSHVIQGLEQLRMSMEIPASNGRKSDGMLQTLPLPTAKCYMFHWEKDNFDVLNTLLEHEPDDQVTDRQAEEEEEEDIDDDEEEIDGEEEVEEDYKEEEEHGLPSMSIIPNGCSNNHRASTFSTISSLSTASKDSMFSTLSVTSESYAPSLFSITSGGDSDYFEDSDDICSSPIAEKCSPKSMNKASARLSQHFYRLFIKPKSPRSLYRAKSLGNTESKDLVVVREKRSNSLPQQVKLRYTEPFLQPQIQTLRHVCFRRRPILSSDEDSMNTTLRVVVFGADQVAGKVARAYNSLKRKESACPRLTRAFKLQFFFVPVKRNSASGPGSLRSPNPVVQCGTPKGVSLSNDFHLMGTGDSTNDIAHLLGMLDPWYERNTLSLLNLPANVVCQQTSKTESESYDSSYEHRLPILADLVLYYCRYAARPALIQLYQAELTLACGEKKTEVFVHSLELGHTAGTRAIKAMGAASKRFGIDGDREAVPLTLEVLYNKVVISGRSQWKRESKVCTSVNLTKACKNPEELDSKMECLQLTMTEVLKRQNCKSKKGYNQQLSMTEVKVDKVQVSGAGNTTFAVCLDQDEKKIMQSVTRCDISVCYKPDSSTDWRLRKSPTSAQIQPLNPTFCSLLCLPIVTFSGALP, encoded by the exons TGCTGATGTGCTCAGCAGGTCAGTCAATGAACCGCTGGAGCCTGGAGGAGCTGGTGAAAAGGGACCCTGAAAACTTCCTCATACTCTTACAACAGATCATCAGGAAGACCAAAGAG GTTCAGGATCAATGTCAGTATGAGCTGGTGGCTCCCCTCGCTATCATGTTCTCCTCTACATTGCTTCAG ACGCCATACTGTCCTCCCGACCCAGAGCTGCTTGAGGAAGCTATTAAGGTGTTTCGCTGTTTCCTCACCTGGCCTGAGCCTTATTGCAGTGTGTGTAGAAGCCTTCTCTCGACTCTACAGCTGGAGATCAAAGCCCCAG GGATTTCCTTTCAGAGAATGGTAAGAGAAGAACAGCTCCTTAACACCCCCAGCCAGTGCTCCAAGACCAT GACTGTGCTGCTGATGAACCCTTGTGAAGTGCCCGCTGAGTTTCTCTTAGTGGCTGAGCAGCTCAGTTGCATTCAGCACTCGCAGGAAGAGACTTACATCACCCTGATCAAACATGCCTTCCAGTCCACACTAGGCACCAAGTACCCTCTACATAGCATCCATAGAGCCCTGCAG GCAAAAAGTGTGACTGAATTGGGGGAGATCTTCTCAGTGGTAAGTGATGTTTTAGAGACGGCCGCTGCCATGAGTGACCCTCTGAAGGGCCGCAGTCATGTAATCCAGGGACTTGAGCAACTCAGGATGAGCATGGAAATCCCAGCATCCAATGGGAGGAAGTCTGATG GAATGCTACAAACTCTTCCCTTGCCTACAGCCAAGTGTTACATGTTTCACTGGGAAAAAGATAACTTTG ATGTCCTGAACACTCTTTTGGAACACGAGCCTGATGACCAGGTCACTGATAGGCAggctgaggaggaagaggaggaagacattgatgatgatgaagaagagattgatggagaagaagaggtggaagaagattacaaagaagaagaggaacatGGATTGCCTTCAATGTCTATTATACCTAATGGCTGCAGCAATAATCATCGTGCCTCCACCTTTTCTACCATCTCCTCCCTGTCCACTGCCTCCAAAGACTCCATGTTCTCCACCTTGTCCGTCACTTCAGAGTCCTACGCTCCGTCCCTCTTCTCTATCACTTCGGGTGGTGATAGTGACTACTTTGAAGATTCAGATGACATCTGTTCCTCTCCTATTGCGGAAAAATGTTCGCCAAAGTCTATGAACAAAGCTTCGGCTCGGCTCAGCCAGCACTTTTACCGGCTCTTCATCAAACCCAAGAGCCCTCGGTCCCTATACCGGGCCAAAAGCTTAGGAAACACAGAATCAAAAGACCTTGTTGTGGTGCGAGAGAAGCGCTCCAACTCTCTACCACAGCAAGTCAAGTTACGCTATACTGAGCCCTTCCTCCAGCCACAAATTCAAACTCTCAGACACGTGTGCTTCCGAAGGAGGCCCATTCTCAGCAGTGATGAGGACAGTATGAACACTACGCTGAGAGTGGTGGTGTTTGGTGCTGATCAGGTAGCAGGGAAGGTAGCCCGAGCATACAATAGcctgaagaggaaagagagtgCATGTCCACGTCTCACCAGGGCCTTCAAGCTTCAGTTCTTCTTTGTGCCTGTGAAGAGGAACTCAGCATCAGGGCCTGGGAGTCTGAGGTCCCCTAATCCTGTGGTTCAATGTGGAACTCCAAAAGGAGTGTCCTTGTCTAAT GATTTTCACCTCATGGGCACAGGGGACAGCACTAACGACATTGCCCATCTCCTTGGTATGTTGGATCCTTGGTATGAAAGAAACACTCTTAGCCTGCTTAACTTGCCTGCCAACGTCGTCTGTCAG CAAACCTCAAAGACGGAGTCAGAGTCGTATGATAGTTCATATGAGCACCGTCTGCCCATCCTGGCTGACTTGGTCCTGTACTACTGTCGCTATGCTGCACGGCCAGCTCTGATCCAACTCTATCAGGCCGAG TTGACATTAGCTTGTGGAGAGAAGAAGACTGAGGTGTTCGTCCACTCCCTAGAGTTGGGTCACACCGCGGGAACACGAGCAATAAAGGCCATGG GTGCTGCCAGTAAGCGGTTTGGCATTGACGGTGACCGAGAAGCAGTGCCTCTAACGTTGGAGGTATTGTACAACAAG GTGGTAATTAGTGGAAGAAGCCAGTGgaagagagaaagcaaagtcTGTACGTCAGTAAACTTAACCAAAGCATGCAAGAATCCTGAGGAACTAG ACTCAAAGATGGAGTGCCTGCAGCTCACAATGACTGAGGTCCTGAAGAGACAGAACTGTAAAAGCAAGAAGGGTTACAACCAG CAGCTGAGCATGACAGAGGTGAAGGTGGACAAGGTTCAGGTCAGCGGTGCTGGTAACACAACCTTTGCTGTATGTCTGGACcaggatgagaaaaaaataatgcagaGTGTCACCAg ATGTGACATATCAGTGTGCTATAAACCTGACAGCTCCACTGACTGGAGGCTAAGAAAATCCCCGACCTCAGCCCAAATCCAACCTCTTAACCCCACCTTCTGCTCCCTCCTCTGCCTGCCCATTGTCACTTTTAGTGGGGCTCTTCCTTGA
- the pik3r5 gene encoding phosphoinositide 3-kinase regulatory subunit 5 isoform X2: MQHTSCTEDRIQHALDRCLDGLRQSPTAAHHWNVLMCSAGQSMNRWSLEELVKRDPENFLILLQQIIRKTKEVQDQCQYELVAPLAIMFSSTLLQTPYCPPDPELLEEAIKVFRCFLTWPEPYCSVCRSLLSTLQLEIKAPGISFQRMVREEQLLNTPSQCSKTMTVLLMNPCEVPAEFLLVAEQLSCIQHSQEETYITLIKHAFQSTLGTKYPLHSIHRALQAKSVTELGEIFSVVSDVLETAAAMSDPLKGRSHVIQGLEQLRMSMEIPASNGRKSDGMLQTLPLPTAKCYMFHWEKDNFDVLNTLLEHEPDDQVTDRQAEEEEEEDIDDDEEEIDGEEEVEEDYKEEEEHGLPSMSIIPNGCSNNHRASTFSTISSLSTASKDSMFSTLSVTSESYAPSLFSITSGGDSDYFEDSDDICSSPIAEKCSPKSMNKASARLSQHFYRLFIKPKSPRSLYRAKSLGNTESKDLVVVREKRSNSLPQQVKLRYTEPFLQPQIQTLRHVCFRRRPILSSDEDSMNTTLRVVVFGADQVAGKVARAYNSLKRKESACPRLTRAFKLQFFFVPVKRNSASGPGSLRSPNPVVQCGTPKGVSLSNDFHLMGTGDSTNDIAHLLGMLDPWYERNTLSLLNLPANVVCQQTSKTESESYDSSYEHRLPILADLVLYYCRYAARPALIQLYQAELTLACGEKKTEVFVHSLELGHTAGTRAIKAMGAASKRFGIDGDREAVPLTLEVLYNKVVISGRSQWKRESKVCTSVNLTKACKNPEELDSKMECLQLTMTEVLKRQNCKSKKGYNQLSMTEVKVDKVQVSGAGNTTFAVCLDQDEKKIMQSVTRCDISVCYKPDSSTDWRLRKSPTSAQIQPLNPTFCSLLCLPIVTFSGALP, encoded by the exons TGCTGATGTGCTCAGCAGGTCAGTCAATGAACCGCTGGAGCCTGGAGGAGCTGGTGAAAAGGGACCCTGAAAACTTCCTCATACTCTTACAACAGATCATCAGGAAGACCAAAGAG GTTCAGGATCAATGTCAGTATGAGCTGGTGGCTCCCCTCGCTATCATGTTCTCCTCTACATTGCTTCAG ACGCCATACTGTCCTCCCGACCCAGAGCTGCTTGAGGAAGCTATTAAGGTGTTTCGCTGTTTCCTCACCTGGCCTGAGCCTTATTGCAGTGTGTGTAGAAGCCTTCTCTCGACTCTACAGCTGGAGATCAAAGCCCCAG GGATTTCCTTTCAGAGAATGGTAAGAGAAGAACAGCTCCTTAACACCCCCAGCCAGTGCTCCAAGACCAT GACTGTGCTGCTGATGAACCCTTGTGAAGTGCCCGCTGAGTTTCTCTTAGTGGCTGAGCAGCTCAGTTGCATTCAGCACTCGCAGGAAGAGACTTACATCACCCTGATCAAACATGCCTTCCAGTCCACACTAGGCACCAAGTACCCTCTACATAGCATCCATAGAGCCCTGCAG GCAAAAAGTGTGACTGAATTGGGGGAGATCTTCTCAGTGGTAAGTGATGTTTTAGAGACGGCCGCTGCCATGAGTGACCCTCTGAAGGGCCGCAGTCATGTAATCCAGGGACTTGAGCAACTCAGGATGAGCATGGAAATCCCAGCATCCAATGGGAGGAAGTCTGATG GAATGCTACAAACTCTTCCCTTGCCTACAGCCAAGTGTTACATGTTTCACTGGGAAAAAGATAACTTTG ATGTCCTGAACACTCTTTTGGAACACGAGCCTGATGACCAGGTCACTGATAGGCAggctgaggaggaagaggaggaagacattgatgatgatgaagaagagattgatggagaagaagaggtggaagaagattacaaagaagaagaggaacatGGATTGCCTTCAATGTCTATTATACCTAATGGCTGCAGCAATAATCATCGTGCCTCCACCTTTTCTACCATCTCCTCCCTGTCCACTGCCTCCAAAGACTCCATGTTCTCCACCTTGTCCGTCACTTCAGAGTCCTACGCTCCGTCCCTCTTCTCTATCACTTCGGGTGGTGATAGTGACTACTTTGAAGATTCAGATGACATCTGTTCCTCTCCTATTGCGGAAAAATGTTCGCCAAAGTCTATGAACAAAGCTTCGGCTCGGCTCAGCCAGCACTTTTACCGGCTCTTCATCAAACCCAAGAGCCCTCGGTCCCTATACCGGGCCAAAAGCTTAGGAAACACAGAATCAAAAGACCTTGTTGTGGTGCGAGAGAAGCGCTCCAACTCTCTACCACAGCAAGTCAAGTTACGCTATACTGAGCCCTTCCTCCAGCCACAAATTCAAACTCTCAGACACGTGTGCTTCCGAAGGAGGCCCATTCTCAGCAGTGATGAGGACAGTATGAACACTACGCTGAGAGTGGTGGTGTTTGGTGCTGATCAGGTAGCAGGGAAGGTAGCCCGAGCATACAATAGcctgaagaggaaagagagtgCATGTCCACGTCTCACCAGGGCCTTCAAGCTTCAGTTCTTCTTTGTGCCTGTGAAGAGGAACTCAGCATCAGGGCCTGGGAGTCTGAGGTCCCCTAATCCTGTGGTTCAATGTGGAACTCCAAAAGGAGTGTCCTTGTCTAAT GATTTTCACCTCATGGGCACAGGGGACAGCACTAACGACATTGCCCATCTCCTTGGTATGTTGGATCCTTGGTATGAAAGAAACACTCTTAGCCTGCTTAACTTGCCTGCCAACGTCGTCTGTCAG CAAACCTCAAAGACGGAGTCAGAGTCGTATGATAGTTCATATGAGCACCGTCTGCCCATCCTGGCTGACTTGGTCCTGTACTACTGTCGCTATGCTGCACGGCCAGCTCTGATCCAACTCTATCAGGCCGAG TTGACATTAGCTTGTGGAGAGAAGAAGACTGAGGTGTTCGTCCACTCCCTAGAGTTGGGTCACACCGCGGGAACACGAGCAATAAAGGCCATGG GTGCTGCCAGTAAGCGGTTTGGCATTGACGGTGACCGAGAAGCAGTGCCTCTAACGTTGGAGGTATTGTACAACAAG GTGGTAATTAGTGGAAGAAGCCAGTGgaagagagaaagcaaagtcTGTACGTCAGTAAACTTAACCAAAGCATGCAAGAATCCTGAGGAACTAG ACTCAAAGATGGAGTGCCTGCAGCTCACAATGACTGAGGTCCTGAAGAGACAGAACTGTAAAAGCAAGAAGGGTTACAACCAG CTGAGCATGACAGAGGTGAAGGTGGACAAGGTTCAGGTCAGCGGTGCTGGTAACACAACCTTTGCTGTATGTCTGGACcaggatgagaaaaaaataatgcagaGTGTCACCAg ATGTGACATATCAGTGTGCTATAAACCTGACAGCTCCACTGACTGGAGGCTAAGAAAATCCCCGACCTCAGCCCAAATCCAACCTCTTAACCCCACCTTCTGCTCCCTCCTCTGCCTGCCCATTGTCACTTTTAGTGGGGCTCTTCCTTGA